The Amylolactobacillus amylophilus DSM 20533 = JCM 1125 genome contains a region encoding:
- a CDS encoding thymidine phosphorylase yields MQILDIIKKKRDGNELTAAELQFFVTEYTKGQIPDYQASALLMAIYLRGMTAKETSILADSMLHSGDVLDLSLIPGIKVDKHSTGGVGDKISIPLAPLVAAAGVKNPMISGRGLGHTGGTLDKLEAIPGFNVNLTEDDFIDQVSAIGTAIISATQDVAPADKKIYALRDTTGTVDSIPLIASSIMSKKLASGTNALVLDVKTGSGAFMQDFDDARSLAKQLLDIGQAHQTKMVALITNMNQPLGVKVGNTLEVEESIDILKGQGPEDTTKLTIELGAYMLVLAEQAKDIQTARTILQEKIADGSALAKFKELVEAEGGDVRVVDNYQLMPHAKNQIVVTALDDGYVNAIDTNDLGMLVVYLGGGRLKKTDKIDPGVGLVIHKKVGDYVHRGEPLVTVHANSFDDDQVQSSIHQAYHLSAVQPPAEELIYEIMEE; encoded by the coding sequence ATGCAGATACTTGATATCATTAAGAAAAAACGAGATGGGAACGAACTGACAGCTGCAGAACTGCAATTCTTCGTTACCGAATACACGAAAGGTCAGATTCCGGACTATCAGGCTAGCGCGTTGTTGATGGCCATTTATTTGCGCGGCATGACGGCGAAGGAGACCAGTATTTTGGCCGACAGCATGCTCCATTCCGGTGACGTCCTCGACCTGAGCTTAATTCCGGGAATCAAGGTTGATAAACATTCTACCGGTGGCGTGGGTGATAAGATTAGTATTCCACTCGCACCGCTTGTTGCGGCGGCTGGTGTCAAAAATCCGATGATCTCAGGGCGTGGCCTTGGTCACACGGGCGGGACGCTTGATAAACTAGAGGCAATTCCCGGTTTTAATGTTAATTTGACCGAGGATGATTTTATTGACCAGGTATCGGCCATCGGTACAGCTATTATCAGTGCCACGCAGGATGTTGCGCCGGCAGATAAGAAAATTTACGCGCTGCGGGATACGACGGGTACCGTGGATTCCATCCCGTTAATCGCTAGCTCCATTATGAGTAAGAAGCTGGCTTCTGGGACCAACGCTCTCGTGCTGGATGTCAAAACCGGCTCGGGTGCCTTTATGCAGGATTTCGATGACGCACGTTCATTAGCTAAGCAGCTGCTAGATATCGGTCAGGCGCATCAAACCAAGATGGTTGCTTTAATCACGAACATGAATCAGCCCCTCGGTGTGAAGGTGGGCAATACACTTGAGGTAGAGGAGTCGATCGATATCCTGAAGGGTCAGGGTCCAGAGGATACGACGAAACTAACGATTGAGTTAGGGGCGTACATGCTGGTTCTGGCAGAGCAAGCAAAGGATATTCAGACAGCGAGGACGATCCTGCAGGAAAAGATTGCAGACGGTAGTGCATTAGCTAAGTTTAAGGAGCTGGTTGAGGCAGAAGGTGGAGACGTACGCGTTGTTGACAACTACCAACTCATGCCCCACGCCAAGAATCAGATTGTGGTTACTGCGCTAGATGATGGCTACGTGAATGCAATTGATACTAATGATCTAGGGATGCTGGTTGTCTACCTGGGTGGTGGCCGGCTTAAGAAAACAGATAAGATTGATCCGGGCGTGGGTCTAGTGATCCACAAGAAAGTAGGGGACTATGTGCATCGAGGTGAGCCACTGGTCACCGTCCATGCCAATAGTTTCGATGATGACCAAGTACAAAGTAGTATCCATCAGGCATATCATTTATCGGCCGTCCAGCCGCCTGCAGAGGAGCTAATTTATGAAATTATGGAAGAATGA
- a CDS encoding cation diffusion facilitator family transporter, whose protein sequence is MFTKFILDKITQKAQSRNKLYSRVRAGVSVGIVGLFSNVLLFAIKIFVGLISGSVAIIADAVNSLFDFVSSVMTVVGFYVSGKQPDKGHPYGHQRFEDIAGFITAMIMLYVGLQFIYSSILKILHPVAVELNYWSVGLLLLSIVIKLWQRLIYSKVGQSVGSKTIMTAASDARNDALTTFGILIAIVISVTTNLNLDGYIGVVVALFIVISSVLLIKNFIDSLMGQRPNDALIEEITQQLDEYDHILGFHDLMIHQYGPDMVYAIVHIELDSSFSLDYAHEIVDHIERDFQRKYAISMVVHVDPIDIHSKKFSRFFVISQETINGYHAGLKIHDFHVERLKNGDFLLQFDIVVPENSRFSDEEWLVEINQDLRKKLGDVTVQINFDHTDLGADKSLI, encoded by the coding sequence ATGTTTACTAAGTTTATTTTAGACAAAATTACGCAAAAGGCGCAATCACGAAATAAGTTATATTCGCGTGTTCGTGCCGGGGTTAGTGTGGGCATTGTTGGCCTATTCTCTAACGTCCTTTTGTTCGCAATCAAAATTTTCGTAGGACTAATCTCGGGTTCGGTAGCGATTATTGCCGATGCCGTCAATTCGCTGTTCGACTTCGTTTCATCCGTGATGACTGTTGTTGGATTCTACGTTTCAGGGAAACAACCGGATAAGGGCCATCCCTACGGCCACCAACGCTTTGAGGATATTGCCGGGTTCATCACTGCGATGATTATGCTGTACGTTGGATTACAGTTTATCTATTCATCGATCTTGAAAATCCTCCATCCCGTTGCTGTCGAGCTCAACTACTGGTCTGTCGGATTATTACTCCTTTCAATTGTCATCAAATTGTGGCAACGCCTGATTTACAGCAAGGTCGGTCAAAGTGTCGGCTCAAAGACGATTATGACCGCAGCGAGCGACGCCAGAAACGACGCACTCACGACGTTTGGCATCTTAATCGCAATTGTGATTTCTGTGACGACCAATTTGAATTTGGATGGCTACATTGGTGTTGTTGTGGCGCTATTTATTGTGATCTCTAGTGTGCTACTGATTAAGAATTTCATTGATTCGCTGATGGGACAACGTCCGAATGATGCATTAATTGAAGAAATAACTCAACAACTAGATGAATACGACCATATTCTGGGCTTCCATGATTTGATGATTCATCAATACGGTCCCGATATGGTCTATGCAATCGTGCATATCGAACTTGATAGTAGCTTTAGCTTAGACTATGCCCACGAGATTGTCGACCACATTGAGCGTGATTTCCAGCGCAAATATGCAATTAGTATGGTCGTGCACGTTGATCCAATCGACATCCATTCTAAGAAATTCTCCCGTTTTTTCGTTATTAGTCAGGAGACGATTAACGGCTACCATGCAGGGCTCAAGATTCATGATTTTCACGTTGAACGGTTGAAAAATGGTGATTTCCTGCTGCAGTTTGACATTGTCGTGCCCGAGAATTCCCGGTTCTCGGACGAGGAATGGCTGGTAGAAATTAATCAAGATTTGCGCAAGAAACTAGGGGACGTCACCGTCCAAATTAATTTTGACCACACAGACTTGGGCGCAGATAAGTCGCTAATATAA
- a CDS encoding DNA-3-methyladenine glycosylase I, whose amino-acid sequence MTTKKNELSSTKALVRCSWGATNEPLMQEYHDQIWGKFTTNDTELFEYLTLEIFQAGLSWSTIINKQAAFKTAFAGYDLSQIAAFSDKEVARLLNNPAIIRNRLKINATINNARIVQVLQQEYGSFNAYLLSVWPEIVDNQPTTDEEVPAISEAAIALTKQLKKAGLKFIGPTITYSFLEATGRINDHLVSCSFKY is encoded by the coding sequence ATGACTACTAAAAAAAACGAATTAAGTTCAACTAAAGCACTAGTGCGCTGCTCCTGGGGTGCGACTAACGAACCATTAATGCAGGAATACCACGACCAAATTTGGGGTAAGTTCACCACCAACGATACTGAATTATTCGAGTATCTTACTTTAGAAATATTTCAGGCCGGTCTCAGTTGGTCAACTATTATTAATAAGCAAGCTGCATTCAAAACCGCTTTTGCCGGCTATGACTTAAGTCAGATTGCCGCTTTCTCAGATAAAGAGGTAGCGCGATTGTTAAATAATCCGGCAATTATTCGTAATCGCCTCAAGATTAACGCAACCATCAATAATGCAAGAATCGTGCAAGTTCTACAGCAAGAATATGGCTCCTTCAACGCCTATCTCCTATCCGTTTGGCCCGAGATTGTCGACAACCAACCAACAACCGACGAAGAGGTTCCCGCCATATCTGAAGCGGCGATTGCGTTAACCAAGCAACTAAAAAAAGCCGGTCTGAAATTTATCGGACCGACCATTACCTATTCATTTTTAGAAGCAACCGGAAGAATTAACGATCACCTCGTTAGTTGCTCGTTCAAGTACTAA
- the phnE gene encoding phosphonate ABC transporter, permease protein PhnE, with the protein MEMKLLPQPPKAKIRKIRNWAVIVVLAALLIWSFTDIPFDGIKDNAVKVSQAIFEGLIHPDWGYVWRGDGEDLITTLLLTVAIAFLGTFISAIISLPFAFWAARNKNSRINWLVSGSGKFFLSFVRTFPEIVLALMFTKAVGPGAFAGVLAVGTHSVGMLAKLFGEAIENLEDGPNESVVATGGSKFNVIMFATMPQLLPELVSNTLYRFELAIRSASILGIVGAGGIGTPLIFALQTRSWSRVGIILLGIIVMVTLVDYVSGTIRKRLI; encoded by the coding sequence ATGGAAATGAAATTATTACCACAACCACCTAAAGCAAAAATCCGTAAGATTAGAAACTGGGCCGTTATCGTGGTCCTCGCTGCTCTGTTAATTTGGTCATTTACCGACATCCCCTTTGACGGGATTAAGGATAATGCTGTTAAAGTTAGTCAAGCAATATTCGAGGGCTTGATTCATCCCGATTGGGGCTACGTCTGGCGCGGTGATGGTGAAGACTTGATTACTACGCTGCTACTAACGGTGGCAATTGCTTTTCTTGGGACATTTATCTCGGCGATCATTAGTTTGCCATTCGCCTTTTGGGCGGCGAGAAATAAGAACAGTAGGATTAACTGGCTTGTTTCTGGCTCGGGTAAGTTCTTCCTGTCATTTGTGCGGACTTTCCCAGAAATCGTACTGGCGTTAATGTTTACGAAGGCGGTAGGTCCTGGAGCATTTGCGGGTGTACTTGCCGTTGGTACCCACTCTGTGGGGATGCTTGCGAAGCTTTTCGGTGAGGCAATAGAGAACTTAGAGGATGGGCCAAACGAATCCGTTGTAGCAACGGGGGGTTCGAAGTTTAACGTCATTATGTTCGCTACAATGCCACAGTTATTACCGGAACTGGTCTCAAACACACTTTATAGATTTGAATTGGCCATTCGGTCGGCTTCAATTCTTGGTATTGTTGGTGCTGGTGGTATTGGTACACCGCTCATCTTTGCTTTGCAGACAAGAAGCTGGAGTCGGGTCGGTATCATCTTGTTGGGTATTATTGTAATGGTCACATTGGTGGACTATGTCTCAGGGACGATTAGAAAGAGACTAATATAG